The DNA sequence CGGATTACTGCGGGGGTCGCGGCGGTGAGGCGGGGCGCCGACCGGCTCGATGGCCGGTCGGCGCCCCGGCTGGTGTCCTCCCGCCGGGTTCAGGCGGTCGGCGCCGGGAGGTCGACCAGCCCCGACAGGGCGAGGCGGTGCCGGTCGGCGGTGCCCAGCGCGAGCGCGTCACTCTTGGCCCGCTTGAGGTACAGGTGCACCGGGTGCTCCCAGGTGAAGCCGATGCCGCCGTGCAGCTGCACCGCCTCCTCGGCCGCCGTGACCGCCACGCCCGAGACGAACGCCTGCGCCAGGGAGGCGTTGACCTCGGCCTCGGTTCGCTCCGCGTCCCCGGCCCCCGGCTCCTGCGCGGCCGCCACCGCGCTGGCGGCGCTGCGCACCACGGCGCGGGACTGGGAGACCGCCACCCACAGGTCGGCCAGCCGGTGCTTGATCGCCTGGAACGACCCGATCGGGCGGCCGAACTGGGTGCGGGTCTTGACGTAGTCCACCGTGGCGTCCAGCGCCCACTGGGCCACGCCCAGCTGCTCGGCCGACAACACCGCCGCCCCGGCCACCAGCGCGCGGCGGAGCGCCTTCTCGGCGTCGGCCCCCGCGGCCACACGCCGGCCCGCGGCGCCCTCCAGCGAGACCTCGGCCAGCGGGCGGGTCAGGTCCAGCGTGACGACGGGGGTGATGCGCG is a window from the Streptomonospora litoralis genome containing:
- a CDS encoding acyl-CoA dehydrogenase family protein; protein product: MSEKQLDLLYSEVEEELRASVRALLEDKSPASSVLARVETDQVTDTALWKELADVGAAGLPVPEELGGAGASLRESAVVAEELGRAVAPVPFLGSAVLATAALQACGTEAAAELEALAAGESTAALTVPLAAMPGAAFPEDVRARDGRLEGTVRNVADALTADTLVVAASGPDGPGLYVVAADEARITPVVTLDLTRPLAEVSLEGAAGRRVAAGADAEKALRRALVAGAAVLSAEQLGVAQWALDATVDYVKTRTQFGRPIGSFQAIKHRLADLWVAVSQSRAVVRSAASAVAAAQEPGAGDAERTEAEVNASLAQAFVSGVAVTAAEEAVQLHGGIGFTWEHPVHLYLKRAKSDALALGTADRHRLALSGLVDLPAPTA